In Miscanthus floridulus cultivar M001 chromosome 5, ASM1932011v1, whole genome shotgun sequence, one genomic interval encodes:
- the LOC136449808 gene encoding uncharacterized protein, protein MGSDRAEHCTGAPFRSPVRAITTVAMASPPKTTKKHHARLNNPFPRAVPTAAIRDGAAAPRLSFATTSKLAHAHDFPVGTRFRLRWDPSRGGEVSLSRVPSPPGDGGDGAAARRAMWETVPGVAFLSAASAATEADECRGSFVLRDGRARLVPDRQHVDRIKASYRCDAAEAGPGGADLLRAAAFEPSDATRFPVLVMTGLVSAKKAGASPSPCTCCGLRAAGRRARSAAAAAGRPVLSARYWIVLEEKNDTQVAFSVKIGDYQWTCGHAADPAKSTPATATTTTGPRLHRPSLRLRLSGRVQRGTSKKTRLAPTPSREEASAALLPGPDRAEERRPEEFNRVFLTYTSSRDERFFGFGEQFSRVEFKGKRVPVLVQEQGIGRGDQPITFAANLVSYRSGGNWSTTYAPSPFYMTSKMRSLYLEGYDYSIFDLTRPDRVQIQIYGNSVQGRILDGDSPTELLTSYTESTGRPPVLPRWITSGAVVGMQGGTDTVRRVWDQLKDYDVPVSAFWLQDWVGQRKTAIGSQLWWNWELDDAHYSGWKDLVVALRSHGIRTMTYCNPCLVPMDEKPNTKRHLFEEAKRLGILVRDEAGEPYMMPNTAFDVAMLDFTNPEAHAWFKSTVLRGMVDHGVSGWMADFGEGLPLDARLHSGEDPVAAHNRYPELWARVNREFADEWKASRRSAAETAAEGGDDDDGLVFFVRSGFRESSRWAMLFWEGDQMVSWQANDGIKSSVVGLLSGGLSGFPLNHSDAGGYCTVDLPPFLRYRRSEELLLRWMEVNAFTVVFRTHEGNRPGSNCQFYSSGRTLAHFARCAKMYKAWEFYRARLVGEAARTGLPVARHLFLHYPADERVQALTYQQFLVGTEMLVVPVMDKGRTAVTAYFPAGAGAWRHVWSGDEYGAGVQGGFEAQVEARVGYPAVFVRAGSPVGERFVSNLRDLKLL, encoded by the exons ATGGGCTCGGACCGAGCAGAGCACTGCACGGGCGCTCCGTTCCGTTCTCCCGTGCGCGCCATCACCACCGTCGCCATGGCGTCGCCGCCCAAGACTACCAAGAAGCACCACGCGCGCCTCAACAACCCGTTCCCGCGCGCCGTCCCGACGGCCGCCATCCGCGACGGCGCCGCGGCGCCGCGCCTCTCGTTCGCGACGACCTCCAAGCTCGCCCACGCGCACGACTTCCCCGTGGGGACCCGGTTCCGCCTCCGTTGGGATCCGTCCCGCGGCGGCGAGGTCTCGCTGTCCAGGGTTCCTTCTCCTCCAGGCGACGGCGGTGACGGCGCGGCGGCGCGCCGCGCGATGTGGGAGACCGTCCCCGGCGTGGCGTTCCTCTCCGCGGCCTCCGCCGCCACCGAGGCCGACGAGTGCCGCGGCTCCTTCGTGCTCCGCGACGGCCGCGCCCGCCTCGTCCCCGATCGCCAGCACGTCGACAGGATCAAGGCTTCCTACCGCTGCGACGCCGCCGAGGCAGGCCCAGGCGGCGCCGACCTGCTGCGCGCAGCCGCGTTCGAGCCGTCCGACGCGACGCGGTTCCCGGTGCTGGTAATGACCGGGCTCGTGTCCGCCAAGAAGGCGggcgcgtcgccgtcgccgtgcaCCTGCTGCGGGCTGCGCGCAGCAGGTCGCCGCGCccggagcgcggcggcggcggcggggaggccgGTGCTCTCGGCGCGGTACTGGATCGTTCTCGAGGAGAAGAACGACACGCAGGTCGCGTTCAGCGTCAAGATCGGCGACTACCAATGGACGTGCGGGCACGCCGCTGACCCTGCCAAGTCGAccccggcgacggcgacgaccacGACGGGCCCGAGGCTCCACCGGCCCAGCCTGCGCCTTCGTCTGTCGGGGCGCGTCCAGCGAGGCACGAGCAAGAAGACGAGGCTGGCCCCGACCCCGAGCCGCGAGGAGGCGTCGGCGGCGCTCCTGCCAGGTCCCGATAGGGCGGAGGAGCGGCGGCCGGAGGAGTTCAACCGCGTGTTCCTGACGTACACGAGCAGCCGCGACGAGCGGTTCTTCGGGTTCGGCGAGCAGTTCAGCCGCGTGGAGTTCAAGGGGAAGCGGGTGCCGGTGCTGGTGCAGGAGCAGGGGATCGGCAGGGGAGACCAGCCCATCACTTTTGCCGCCAACCTCGTCAGTTACAG GTCAGGAGGAAACTGGAGCACGACATATGCTCCCTCTCCATTCTACATGACCTCAAAGATGAGATCTTTGTACCTTGAAGGATACGACTACTCCATCTTTGACCTGACGAGACCTGACAGAGTGCAGATTCAG ATTTATGGCAATTCAGTCCAGGGACGGATACTAGACGGCGACTCACCGACGGAGCTGCTCACCAGCTACACGGAGTCAACCGGACGGCCGCCGGTTCTTCCCAGGTGGATCACGTCCGGTGCCGTTGTCGGCATGCAGGGTGGCACAGACACCGTCCGCAGGGTTTGGGACCAGCTCAAGGACTACGATGTCCCAGTCTCTGCATTCTGGCTACAG GATTGGGTTGGCCAGAGGAAGACGGCGATCGGATCCCAGCTCTGGTGGAACTGGGAGCTTGATGATGCTCATTACAGTGGATGGAAGGATCTTGTAGTTGCCCTTCGCAGCCACGGCATCAGGACCATGACTTACTGCAACCCTTGCCTTGTGCCG ATGGATGAGAAGCCCAACACGAAGAGGCACCTGTTCGAGGAAGCCAAGAGGCTGGGCATCCTGGTGAGGGACGAGGCCGGCGAGCCGTACATGATGCCCAACACGGCGTTCGACGTCGCGATGCTCGACTTCACCAACCCGGAGGCGCACGCCTGGTTCAAGAGCACCGTCCTGCGGGGGATGGTGGACCACGGCGTCAGCGGCTGGATGGCTGACTTCGGCGAGGGCCTGCCTCTGGACGCGCGGCTGCACTCCGGCGAGGACCCCGTCGCCGCGCACAACCGGTACCCGGAGCTGTGGGCGCGCGTCAATCGCGAGTTCGCCGATGAGTGGAAAGCCAGCCGCCGCAGTGCCGCGGAGACGGCGGCGgagggcggcgacgacgacgacggcctgGTGTTCTTCGTGCGGTCGGGGTTCCGGGAGAGCTCCCGCTGGGCGATGCTGTTCTGGGAGGGCGACCAGATGGTGAGCTGGCAGGCGAACGACGGCATCAAGAGCAGCGTGGTGGGCCTGCTAAGCGGCGGCCTCTCGGGGTTCCCGCTCAACCACAGCGACGCCGGCGGCTACTGCACGGTCGACCTGCCGCCGTTCCTGCGCTACCGCCGCAGCGAGGAGCTCCTGCTGCGCTGGATGGAGGTGAACGCCTTCACGGTGGTGTTCCGCACCCACGAGGGGAACAGGCCGGGCTCCAACTGCCAGTTCTACTCCAGCGGCCGGACACTGGCGCACTTCGCGCGCTGCGCCAAGATGTACAAGGCCTGGGAGTTCTACCGCGCGCGGCTCGTCGGGGAGGCCGCGCGCACGGGGCTCCCCGTGGCGCGCCACCTGTTCCTGCACTACCCGGCGGACGAGCGCGTGCAGGCGCTCACGTACCAGCAGTTCCTTGTCGGGACGGAGATGCTGGTGGTGCCGGTGATGGACAAGGGGCGGACCGCGGTCACCGCCTACTTCCCGGCCGGCGCCGGGGCGTGGAGGCACGTGTGGAGCGGCGACGAGTACGGAGCTGGGGTGCAGGGCGGGTTCGAGGCCCAGGTGGAGGCCCGGGTCGGGTACCCGGCCGTATTCGTCAGGGCTGGGTCGCCCGTCGGGGAAAGATTTGTAAGCAACTTGAGAGATCTCAAGCTGTTGTAA